In one Macaca nemestrina isolate mMacNem1 chromosome 2, mMacNem.hap1, whole genome shotgun sequence genomic region, the following are encoded:
- the LOC105480168 gene encoding serine/threonine-protein kinase DCLK3 isoform X2 yields MGKEPLTLKSIQVAVEELYPNKARALTLAQHSRIPSPRLRSRLFSKALKGDHRCGETETPKSCSEVAGCKAAMRHQGKIPEELSLDDRARTQKKWGRGKREPEPSSKLPREATLEERHARGEKHLGVEIEKTSGEIIRCEKCKRERELQQSLERERLSLGTSELDMGKGPMYEVEKLVRTRSCRRSPEANPAGGEEGWKGDSHRSSTRNPTQELRRPSKSTDKKEDRGPEDQESHAQGAAKSKKELAEVLPVTEEGLREVKKDTRPVSRSKHGGWLLREHQAGFEKLPRTRGEEKEAEKEKKPCMSGGRKTTLRDDQPAKLEKEPKTRPEENKPERPSGRKPRPMGIIAANVEKHYETGRVIGDGNFAVVKECRHRETRQAYAMKIIDKSRLKGKEDMVDSEILIIQSLSHPNIVKLHEVYETDTEIYLILEYVQGGDLFDAIIESVKFPEPDAALMIMDLCKALVHMHDKSIVHRDLKPENLLVQRNEDKSTTLKLADFGLAKHVVRPIFTVCGTPTYVAPEILSEKGYGLEVDMWAAGVILYILLCGFPPFRSPERDQDELFNIIQLGHFEFLPPYWDNISDAAKDLVSRLLVVDPKKRYTAHQVLQHPWIETAGKTNTVKRQKQVSPSSEGHFRSQHKRVAEQVS; encoded by the exons ATGGGCAAAGAACCACTGACACTGAAGAGCATTCAGGTGGCTGTAGAAGAATTGTACCCCAACAAAGCCCGGGCCCTGACACTGGCCCAGCACAGCCGTATCCCTTCTCCAAGGCTGAGGAGCAGGCTGTTTAGCAAGGCTCTGAAAGGAGACCACCGCTGTGGGGAGACCGAGACCCCCAAAAGCTGCAGCGAGGTTGCAGGATGCAAGGCAGCCATGAGGCACCAGGGGAAGATCCCCGAAGAGCTTTcactagatgacagagcaaggacCCAGAAgaagtgggggagggggaaaCGGGAGCCGGAACCCAGTAGCAAGCTGCCCAGGGAAGCCACTCTAGAAGAGAGGCACGCAAGGGGAGAGAAGCATCTCGGGGTGGAGATTGAAAAGACCTCGGGTGAAATTATCAGATGTGAGAagtgcaagagagagagggagcttCAGCAGAGCCTGGAGCGCGAGAGGCTTTCTCTGGGGACCAGTGAGCTGGATATGGGGAAGGGCCCAATGTATGAGGTGGAGAAGCTGGTGAGGACCAGAAGCTGCAGGAGGTCTCCCGAGGCAAATCCTGCAGGTGGGGAGGAAGGGTGGAAGGGTGACAGCCACAGGAGCAGCACCAGGAATCCCACTCAAGAGCTGAGGAGACCCAGCAAGAGCACGGACAAGAAAGAGGACAGAGGCCCAGAGGATCAAGAAAGCCATGCTCAGGGAGCAGCCAAGTCCAAGAAGGAACTTGCGGAAGTTCTTCCTGTCACAGAGGAAGGGCTGAGGGAGGTGAAGAAAGACACCAGGCCCGTGAGCAGGAGCAAGCATGGTGGCTGGCTCCTGAGAGAGCATCAGGCGGGCTTTGAGAAGCTCCCCAGGACCcgaggagaagagaaggaggcagagaaggagaaaaagccaTGTATGTCTGGAGGCAGAAAGACAACTCTCAGAGATGACCAACCTGCAAAGCTAGAAAAGGAGCCCAAGACGAGGCCAGAAGAGAACAAGCCAGAGCGGCCCAGCGGTCGGAAGCCGCGACCCATGGGCATCATTGCCGCCAATGTGGAGAAGCATTATGAAACTGGCCGCGTCATTGGGGACGGGAACTTTGCTGTCGTGAAGGAGTGCAGGCACCGCGAGACCAGGCAGGCCTATGCGATGAAGATCATTGACAAGTCCAGACTCAAGGGCAAGGAGGACATGGTGGACAGTGAGATCTTGATCATCCAGAGCCTCTCTCACCCCAACATCGTGAAATTGCATGAAGTCTATGAAACAGACACGGAAATCTACCTGATCCTGGAGTACGTGCAGGGAGGAGACCTTTTTGATGCCATCATAGAAAGTGTGAAGTTCCCGGAGCCTGATGCGGCCCTCATGATCATGGACTTATGCAAGGCCCTCGTCCACATGCACGACAAGAGCATTGTCCACCGGGACCTCAAGCCGGAAAACCTTTTG GTTCAACGAAATGAGGACAAATCTACTACCTTGAAATTGGCTGATTTTGGACTTGCAAAGCATGTAGTGAGACCTATATTTACTGTGTGTGGGACCCCGACTTATGTAGCTCCCGAAATTCTTTCTGAGAAAG GTTATGGACTGGAGGTGGACATGTGGGCTGCCGGTGTGATCCTCTATATCCTGCTGTGTGGCTTTCCGCCATTCCGCAGCCCTGAGAGGGACCAGGACGAGCTCTTTAACATCATCCAGCTGGGCCACTTTGAGTTCCTCCCCCCTTACTGGGACAATATCTCTGATG